One part of the candidate division WOR-3 bacterium genome encodes these proteins:
- a CDS encoding NYN domain-containing protein, producing MGLVGVFLDVQNIQETFERQGKEVRYDVLKRNIIILGKREEEEYKFIAFVPYKRDDERRQRLIDALSFQGYRVVAKQTRERLDGSIKANMDIEITLEVLSMVNYLDEIILVTGDGDFVPLVDYVSKLGKRVIIIGLGRGYTSVELIRACDEYYNMDEMEGVIKEVYPSFTKEE from the coding sequence ATGGGATTAGTTGGTGTTTTTTTAGATGTCCAAAATATCCAAGAAACCTTTGAAAGACAGGGAAAAGAAGTAAGGTATGATGTTTTGAAAAGAAACATAATTATTTTGGGAAAAAGAGAGGAAGAGGAATACAAATTTATTGCCTTTGTCCCTTATAAAAGGGATGATGAAAGAAGACAGCGGTTGATTGATGCCCTTTCTTTTCAAGGTTATCGGGTAGTAGCAAAACAGACAAGAGAAAGGCTTGATGGTAGTATCAAAGCAAATATGGATATTGAAATCACTTTAGAAGTTTTATCAATGGTTAATTATCTTGATGAGATAATTTTGGTAACTGGTGATGGTGATTTTGTTCCTTTGGTTGATTATGTTTCTAAATTGGGAAAGAGGGTAATAATAATCGGTTTGGGAAGGGGTTATACTTCGGTAGAATTGATTCGGGCTTGTGATGAGTATTACAATATGGATGAAATGGAAGGAGTCATCAAAGAAGTTTATCCATCTTTTACTAAAGAAGAATGA
- the fbp gene encoding fructose-1,6-bisphosphate aldolase/phosphatase, with protein MAEKITLSVIKADIGGYVGHSSSHPQILDKAKDLLAEAKAKGIIIDFYVTNCGDDLELIMTHNKGVDSEEIHKLAWDTFVACTELAKELKLYGAGQDLLSDAFSGNVKGMGPGVAEMEFVERKSEPVVIFMGDKCAPGAWNFPLFKIFADPFNTIGLIIDPTMHDGFKFEVHDIKKDENFFLSCPEEMYDLLVLIGSCENYIIKAVYKKDGEIAAVSSTQKLALIAGRYVGKDDPVLIVRAQAGLPAVGEILEPFAFPHLVSGWMRGSHYGPLMPVSQREANPSRFDGPPRVIALGFQIAQGMLIGPRDLFDDPAFDYARKEANRIANFMRAHGPFEPHRLPLEEMEYTTLPEVLKKISEKRK; from the coding sequence ATGGCAGAAAAGATTACTTTGTCAGTAATTAAGGCTGATATTGGTGGCTATGTTGGTCATTCTTCTAGCCATCCGCAAATTTTAGATAAAGCAAAAGATTTACTTGCGGAAGCAAAGGCAAAAGGAATAATTATTGATTTTTATGTAACCAATTGCGGCGACGATTTAGAACTGATAATGACCCATAACAAAGGGGTTGACAGCGAGGAGATTCACAAATTAGCCTGGGATACTTTTGTTGCCTGTACCGAATTAGCAAAAGAATTAAAACTTTATGGTGCTGGTCAAGATTTACTTAGCGATGCCTTTTCAGGAAATGTGAAAGGTATGGGTCCAGGAGTTGCTGAAATGGAATTTGTGGAAAGGAAATCTGAGCCGGTAGTGATATTTATGGGAGATAAGTGTGCGCCCGGTGCTTGGAATTTTCCCCTTTTCAAAATTTTTGCTGACCCTTTTAACACCATTGGTTTAATTATTGACCCAACAATGCATGATGGATTTAAATTTGAGGTTCACGACATTAAAAAAGATGAAAATTTCTTCCTTTCCTGTCCGGAGGAGATGTATGATTTATTAGTTTTAATTGGTTCTTGTGAGAATTATATAATTAAGGCGGTTTATAAAAAAGATGGTGAGATTGCTGCGGTATCTTCTACTCAAAAATTGGCATTAATTGCTGGTCGTTATGTTGGCAAAGATGATCCGGTTTTAATTGTTCGTGCCCAAGCCGGATTACCGGCTGTTGGTGAAATTCTTGAGCCTTTTGCTTTTCCCCATTTAGTTTCTGGTTGGATGCGGGGTTCCCATTATGGTCCATTAATGCCGGTTTCACAAAGAGAAGCCAATCCTTCAAGGTTTGATGGTCCCCCAAGAGTGATTGCTTTAGGTTTTCAAATTGCTCAAGGAATGTTAATTGGTCCGCGAGATTTATTTGATGACCCCGCTTTTGATTATGCAAGAAAAGAAGCAAATCGGATAGCTAATTTTATGCGTGCCCATGGACCTTTTGAACCTCATCGTTTACCATTAGAAGAAATGGAATACACTACTTTGCCGGAAGTTTTAAAGAAAATTTCGGAGAAGAGAAAATAA
- a CDS encoding GNAT family N-acetyltransferase, which translates to MRAFKKSLTRLFNNINKEYFYKKPYYRLKDIYQELKREKNLFILFDEKGDILGIGKVKKLDWDKKVFGFACGRIEYLIFRKDTDNLLKEFFIKEILEVNKNKKFLDISIDEKDKNLRKILIKLGFREMVKYVTYFVRLPIRFDNSLLEIKPAKKRDLKELERISANSFLYTRFYQDKNFKRELVKKFYQKWVRSSFHNKNHQIFVSKINNKPVGFIDCQILKLNKRRVGIIDLIAVKKEYQGKGIGKSLVKKGLEYFQKKKIKEVYVETEKENLSALRLYKSLGMKIIGKRITFHFWYGKR; encoded by the coding sequence ATGAGGGCTTTCAAAAAAAGTTTAACGAGATTATTTAATAATATAAATAAAGAATACTTTTATAAAAAACCTTATTATCGTTTAAAGGATATTTATCAAGAATTAAAAAGAGAAAAAAATCTTTTTATCCTTTTTGATGAGAAAGGAGATATTTTGGGAATAGGGAAGGTTAAAAAATTGGATTGGGATAAAAAGGTTTTTGGTTTTGCTTGTGGTCGAATTGAATATCTAATTTTTAGAAAAGATACCGATAACCTCTTAAAAGAATTTTTTATTAAAGAAATTTTAGAGGTAAATAAGAATAAAAAATTTTTAGATATTAGTATTGATGAAAAAGATAAAAATTTAAGAAAGATTTTGATAAAATTAGGTTTTAGAGAGATGGTGAAATATGTCACCTATTTTGTTAGGTTACCAATAAGATTTGATAATTCTTTATTAGAAATTAAGCCGGCAAAAAAAAGGGACTTAAAGGAATTGGAAAGAATAAGCGCCAACTCTTTTTTATATACCCGCTTTTATCAAGATAAAAATTTTAAAAGGGAATTGGTAAAAAAATTTTATCAAAAATGGGTTAGAAGTTCTTTTCATAATAAAAATCATCAAATTTTTGTTTCTAAGATAAATAATAAACCTGTTGGTTTTATTGATTGTCAGATATTGAAATTAAATAAAAGAAGAGTTGGGATTATTGATTTAATTGCGGTAAAAAAAGAATATCAAGGAAAAGGGATTGGTAAGAGTTTGGTGAAAAAAGGATTGGAATACTTCCAAAAGAAAAAAATAAAAGAAGTATATGTTGAAACCGAGAAAGAAAATTTATCTGCCTTACGGTTATATAAAAGTTTAGGAATGAAAATAATTGGCAAAAGAATTACTTTTCATTTTTGGTATGGAAAGAGATAG
- a CDS encoding biotin--[acetyl-CoA-carboxylase] ligase produces MRIKDIFFFDKVISTQILAREFISYKRDLMIVANEQEGGYGRYQRPWYSPVGGLYFSLLLNLEDKEIFSLFDILFHILRSIVLACEETFDLKRKLQIKWPNDIYYEDRKLSGILAEKYNLSLICGCGMNLNNDKFPKEISNAISLKEILKREISSFEKFIFMENILKNLNYKKVNKRELLNFLKERNYLKDKKIKILLPSKEEIIGVCEDIDDDYSLILEKGIKILSGEVEKIFL; encoded by the coding sequence ATGAGGATAAAAGATATTTTCTTTTTTGATAAGGTTATAAGCACCCAGATTTTAGCAAGGGAATTTATTTCTTACAAAAGGGATTTAATGATTGTTGCTAATGAACAAGAAGGTGGTTATGGTCGTTATCAACGTCCTTGGTATTCACCAGTTGGTGGTTTATACTTCTCTTTGTTATTAAATTTAGAAGATAAAGAAATATTCTCTCTTTTTGATATTCTTTTTCATATATTAAGAAGTATTGTTCTTGCTTGTGAAGAGACCTTTGATTTAAAAAGAAAATTACAGATTAAATGGCCTAATGATATCTATTATGAAGATAGAAAATTATCGGGGATATTGGCGGAGAAATATAATCTTTCTTTGATTTGTGGCTGTGGAATGAATCTCAATAATGATAAGTTTCCCAAAGAGATTTCTAATGCGATTTCTTTAAAAGAGATTTTAAAAAGAGAGATTTCTTCCTTTGAGAAATTTATTTTTATGGAAAATATTCTAAAAAACCTAAATTACAAAAAGGTTAATAAAAGGGAATTATTAAATTTTTTAAAAGAGAGAAATTATTTGAAGGATAAGAAAATAAAAATTTTGCTTCCTTCCAAAGAAGAGATAATTGGTGTTTGTGAAGATATTGATGACGATTATTCATTAATTTTAGAAAAGGGTATAAAGATTTTAAGTGGTGAAGTGGAAAAGATTTTTCTATGA
- the gspE gene encoding type II secretion system ATPase GspE, which yields MDKKIINQILQEFGFSQKEIKKFEEEAEHSNISLENLLINRGIVNKEDFYLALSRRLGVPYLDITGYTIDKEILSLIPEEACRTLKVFPLFKIGDTLTLAMANPTDIDVIDDLRLKTGLEITPVLVSEEDIKNAINRYYKSVEQSSIEEITQIIGEEEKEATVEITDELKKLEEEASQEPVVKFVNTIISYAVKSRASDIHIEPEENILRVRLRIDGVLHTFTEVAKNMHAAVISRIKILARLNIADKLRPQDGQFQMNVDGKKVDFRVSTFPTFWGECAVLRLLDRSSVVIGLSELGFSPENLIKFNALIKKPYGIILVTGPTGSGKTTTLYSALEAIRSEEKNIITLEDPVEYTLPLIRQVQINPKQGLTFATGLRAILRQDPDVIMVGEIRDLETAEIAVQAALTGHLVFSTLHTNNAATAVTRLVDIGVEPYLIASSLIGVLAQRLVRKICPTCKESYQPKPEVLKYLGLEEKMHLFRGKGCEECTNTGYRGRTGIFELLIVDDTIREMILKNKSANEIQQVAVAKGMKTMRDDGFEKVKKGITTIEEVLRVTTVF from the coding sequence ATGGATAAAAAAATAATTAACCAAATTCTTCAAGAATTTGGTTTTTCTCAGAAAGAAATTAAAAAATTTGAAGAAGAGGCAGAACATAGCAATATTTCTTTAGAAAATTTGTTAATTAATCGAGGAATAGTAAATAAAGAAGATTTTTATTTAGCCCTTTCTCGTCGATTAGGGGTACCTTATTTGGACATAACCGGTTATACTATTGATAAAGAAATCTTATCTTTAATACCGGAGGAGGCTTGTCGAACTTTAAAAGTTTTTCCTTTGTTTAAAATTGGTGATACCTTAACTTTGGCAATGGCTAACCCAACGGATATTGATGTAATTGATGATTTACGACTCAAAACGGGTTTAGAAATTACGCCGGTTTTAGTAAGTGAGGAAGATATTAAAAATGCTATTAATAGATACTACAAATCGGTTGAACAATCTTCCATTGAAGAAATAACTCAAATCATTGGGGAAGAAGAAAAAGAGGCAACGGTTGAAATTACCGACGAACTTAAAAAATTAGAAGAAGAAGCCTCACAAGAGCCGGTCGTTAAGTTCGTAAATACAATAATCTCTTACGCAGTGAAAAGTCGGGCTTCGGATATTCATATTGAACCGGAGGAGAATATTTTAAGAGTGAGGTTAAGAATTGATGGTGTTTTGCATACCTTTACTGAAGTAGCCAAAAATATGCACGCCGCAGTAATTTCCCGAATAAAAATCCTTGCCCGTTTAAATATTGCTGATAAATTAAGACCGCAAGATGGTCAATTTCAAATGAATGTGGATGGAAAAAAAGTTGATTTCCGCGTATCTACCTTCCCTACTTTTTGGGGTGAATGTGCGGTATTGCGATTGCTTGATCGATCTTCAGTGGTCATCGGACTTAGCGAATTAGGATTTTCGCCTGAAAATCTTATAAAATTTAATGCTTTAATCAAAAAACCTTACGGAATAATTCTCGTTACTGGCCCAACGGGAAGCGGAAAAACAACCACTCTTTATTCTGCTTTAGAAGCAATTAGAAGTGAAGAAAAAAATATTATCACTTTGGAAGACCCAGTAGAGTATACTTTGCCATTAATTAGACAAGTTCAAATTAATCCGAAACAAGGTTTAACTTTCGCTACTGGTTTAAGAGCGATATTAAGACAAGACCCAGATGTAATAATGGTTGGCGAAATCAGAGATTTAGAAACTGCCGAAATCGCTGTTCAAGCAGCTTTAACGGGTCATTTGGTTTTTTCTACCCTTCATACCAATAATGCTGCTACCGCAGTTACTCGTCTGGTAGATATTGGAGTCGAGCCTTATTTAATTGCCTCTTCCTTAATTGGCGTTTTAGCACAAAGATTAGTAAGAAAAATTTGTCCAACCTGCAAAGAAAGTTATCAACCTAAACCAGAAGTATTAAAGTATTTAGGATTGGAAGAGAAAATGCATCTCTTTCGTGGAAAGGGCTGTGAGGAGTGTACTAATACTGGTTATCGTGGAAGAACGGGCATTTTTGAACTTTTAATTGTTGACGATACGATCCGAGAAATGATCTTAAAAAATAAAAGCGCAAATGAAATCCAACAAGTGGCTGTTGCGAAAGGTATGAAGACAATGCGGGACGATGGTTTTGAAAAGGTAAAAAAAGGTATTACCACAATCGAAGAAGTTTTAAGAGTAACAACAGTATTTTAA
- a CDS encoding ATP-binding protein, translating into MFTKIKENIPKILIVDDDLLFSQSLKEILISRGYLVDTTSTAKETLEKLQENYDVFLIDINLPDKTGLELIEEIKNRIKPPPLTIVLTGFSSLTTAKKAISLKADAYLEKPINPDRLFILLSQLLKEKQKKEGILEIFYEILKRLNIPSAILTSEKIIYWNSLFPLEKINFDKTLDKDIKIGEQYFRPIRIPIDKEKTVLLLVDITDRESIIENLRIIFSHLPLKVYLINENFQIFGNNSHCYQEIKNNPYPCSLLGEFCPLFQAKISGSLVKSLKIIDQKYWEENCLPLKSNQFLLFFVDRTEEIEKAKKLYSTQQEWERTFDAINDLIVIIDKDFNITKANKKVFQYFDKKNLIGKKCFEIFHSTKEPISHCPFVKTLRTKMSFTEEIEINEKIFLVSVSPIFDEKGDVLGCVHIARDITILKTIEENLRKKNQELMILTQQLQASQTELIKTAERLAKANEELTKLSNTKTEFIQILSHEMRTPLTAILEGSNLVYENISDEKLQKIAKLIKNNAQKLFELINDLLDLTKIETGQQELLPQPVDVRKTLEELSENINVIVKEKGISLIKELEENLPLAFIDEKAFYRIIVNLLSNAVKYSKENGKIVIRALKHPEEDKIIISVKDNGIGIPKEEQYKVFQKFAQISHPGYSPVTGTGLGLALCKELVEKSDGKIWFESEEHKGTTFYFSIPCYSEEKEYNYYKEKELKKAKELNFSLGILQVKKMVGKFEEKDLKIFSNFCHDSLGISATVRKIGNVLIAMAIGREEELKKKFKEIKRILKNTFKDISIKEKYEKDFNN; encoded by the coding sequence ATGTTCACTAAGATTAAAGAAAACATTCCCAAAATCCTGATTGTCGACGACGACCTGCTTTTTTCTCAATCGTTAAAAGAAATTCTCATCTCTCGGGGATATTTAGTAGATACCACCTCTACCGCTAAAGAAACTTTGGAAAAACTCCAAGAAAATTATGATGTCTTTCTTATTGATATCAATTTACCTGATAAAACAGGTTTAGAATTAATCGAAGAAATAAAAAATCGGATAAAACCGCCTCCTTTAACAATTGTTCTTACTGGTTTTTCTTCCTTAACGACCGCCAAAAAGGCTATCTCCTTAAAAGCCGATGCTTATTTAGAAAAACCTATTAATCCGGATCGGCTTTTTATTCTTTTATCTCAACTTTTAAAAGAAAAGCAAAAAAAAGAAGGAATTTTAGAAATTTTCTATGAAATTTTGAAAAGATTAAATATCCCCTCGGCAATTCTTACTTCTGAAAAAATTATCTATTGGAACAGTCTATTCCCCTTAGAGAAAATAAATTTTGATAAAACTCTTGATAAAGATATAAAAATTGGCGAACAATATTTTCGCCCAATAAGGATACCAATTGATAAAGAAAAAACCGTTCTTCTTTTAGTAGATATTACTGACCGAGAAAGCATAATTGAAAACCTGCGAATTATTTTTTCGCATCTTCCTTTAAAAGTCTATCTAATAAACGAAAATTTTCAGATTTTCGGAAACAATAGCCATTGCTATCAAGAAATTAAAAATAACCCCTATCCTTGCTCTTTACTAGGTGAATTTTGTCCCTTATTCCAAGCTAAGATTTCTGGCAGTCTTGTGAAAAGTTTAAAAATAATTGACCAAAAATATTGGGAAGAAAATTGTTTGCCTTTGAAATCTAATCAGTTCCTACTATTCTTTGTTGACCGCACGGAAGAAATTGAAAAGGCAAAAAAACTCTATTCAACCCAACAAGAATGGGAAAGAACTTTTGATGCGATAAATGATTTAATTGTTATTATCGATAAAGATTTTAACATAACAAAGGCCAATAAAAAAGTTTTTCAATATTTTGATAAAAAAAATCTGATTGGTAAAAAGTGTTTCGAAATTTTCCATTCGACAAAAGAACCGATTTCTCATTGTCCATTTGTTAAAACCTTGCGAACAAAAATGTCTTTTACTGAGGAAATTGAAATTAATGAAAAAATTTTCTTGGTTTCAGTATCACCAATTTTTGATGAAAAAGGAGATGTTTTAGGGTGTGTTCATATTGCGCGCGATATAACTATTTTAAAAACAATTGAAGAGAATTTAAGAAAGAAAAACCAGGAACTTATGATACTCACTCAACAATTACAAGCCTCTCAGACCGAACTTATAAAAACTGCTGAACGATTAGCAAAAGCCAACGAAGAATTGACTAAACTTTCTAACACTAAAACAGAATTTATCCAAATTCTTTCTCATGAAATGCGTACCCCCTTAACAGCTATTTTGGAAGGAAGTAATCTGGTTTATGAAAATATCTCTGATGAAAAACTTCAAAAGATTGCGAAACTCATTAAAAATAATGCCCAAAAATTATTTGAACTTATTAATGACTTACTGGATCTTACCAAAATCGAAACTGGTCAGCAAGAGTTATTGCCCCAACCGGTAGACGTAAGAAAAACACTTGAAGAATTATCAGAAAATATCAATGTAATCGTTAAAGAAAAAGGAATTAGTTTAATAAAGGAATTAGAGGAAAATCTACCCTTGGCCTTTATTGATGAAAAAGCCTTTTATCGAATAATTGTGAATCTTCTATCCAATGCGGTAAAATATAGCAAGGAAAATGGTAAAATTGTAATTCGCGCTTTAAAGCATCCCGAAGAGGATAAAATAATAATTTCAGTAAAAGATAACGGAATTGGCATTCCTAAGGAAGAACAATATAAAGTATTTCAAAAATTTGCCCAAATCTCTCATCCTGGATATTCGCCAGTAACGGGAACTGGCTTAGGACTTGCTTTATGTAAAGAATTGGTAGAAAAAAGCGATGGGAAAATTTGGTTTGAAAGCGAAGAACATAAAGGAACCACTTTCTATTTCAGTATTCCTTGTTATAGCGAAGAAAAGGAATATAATTATTATAAAGAAAAGGAACTTAAAAAAGCAAAGGAATTAAACTTTTCCTTGGGAATTCTTCAAGTAAAAAAAATGGTGGGTAAATTTGAAGAAAAAGATTTAAAAATTTTTTCCAATTTTTGTCACGATTCTTTGGGTATTTCAGCGACTGTCAGAAAAATTGGAAACGTCTTAATCGCAATGGCTATTGGTCGGGAAGAAGAATTAAAAAAGAAATTTAAAGAAATAAAAAGGATTTTAAAAAACACCTTTAAAGATATTTCTATTAAAGAAAAATATGAAAAAGATTTTAATAATTGA
- a CDS encoding formyltransferase family protein, with protein MRIVYLSASICGYEWLKEILLNKECQVVAIITLNKSAKTKMYDGIENEKWQEFSLPVYEIFDINKEIPLLKTLKGDCLIVGGWRQIIGREVLSLFKKGVIGFHPTLLPKGRGPSPIINSIMAGIRESGLTMFYYTEKLDAGPIIGQKEFIIEDDDYAWDVYKKEIEKGKELIREYLPLIIKDKVKPRLQDERLATYFPKLDKKVFNEINLKDGLIYNYRKIRALSKYGKKELGLLSYEGAYFYYNNKKIIVWKALPKEKNFDGLKLDFQEGSLFLEKIEIDKKEYEGFQKKFNEII; from the coding sequence ATGAGGATTGTTTATCTATCAGCATCAATCTGCGGTTATGAATGGTTAAAAGAGATTCTTTTAAATAAGGAATGTCAAGTAGTAGCAATTATTACTTTAAATAAATCTGCTAAAACAAAAATGTATGATGGGATAGAAAATGAAAAATGGCAAGAATTTTCTTTACCGGTTTACGAAATTTTTGATATTAATAAAGAAATTCCACTTTTGAAAACTCTAAAAGGAGATTGTTTAATTGTTGGTGGTTGGCGACAGATTATTGGCAGGGAAGTTCTTTCTTTGTTTAAAAAAGGGGTTATTGGCTTCCATCCAACTTTATTACCAAAAGGAAGGGGTCCAAGCCCAATAATCAATTCCATAATGGCAGGAATAAGAGAGAGCGGTTTAACAATGTTTTATTATACCGAAAAACTTGATGCCGGTCCAATTATTGGTCAAAAAGAATTTATTATTGAGGATGATGATTATGCCTGGGATGTTTACAAAAAAGAGATTGAAAAAGGGAAAGAATTAATAAGGGAATACCTACCTTTAATAATTAAGGATAAAGTAAAACCACGTTTACAAGATGAAAGACTTGCTACCTATTTTCCGAAACTTGATAAAAAGGTCTTTAATGAGATAAATTTAAAAGATGGTTTAATTTATAACTATCGGAAAATTCGGGCATTATCCAAATACGGGAAAAAGGAGTTAGGACTTTTATCTTACGAAGGTGCCTATTTCTATTACAATAATAAAAAGATAATTGTCTGGAAAGCCTTGCCAAAAGAGAAAAATTTTGATGGCTTAAAATTAGATTTCCAAGAAGGTTCATTATTTTTAGAAAAGATTGAGATTGATAAAAAAGAGTATGAGGGCTTTCAAAAAAAGTTTAACGAGATTATTTAA
- the tsaB gene encoding tRNA (adenosine(37)-N6)-threonylcarbamoyltransferase complex dimerization subunit type 1 TsaB: MILALETSSPNCEISFLKDNKEIFSIFADTQSKHEKNLISLINFSLKYLNISLKDIELIGVSIGPGNFTALRVGLATSFGLSYPHNIPIKGINTLDALYHTCLYYFEKMKKEKILCVIDAKRESLYTAVYQEEKLIFNYQLVPIKEFPNLFPYKEISFVCGSGILFYKELFREYKKINIYYPEAKIIGLLAVKAKEENNLDDPFSLSPFYLKEPDIRK; this comes from the coding sequence ATGATTTTGGCATTAGAAACAAGTTCGCCTAATTGTGAAATCTCTTTTTTAAAAGATAACAAAGAAATTTTTTCTATCTTTGCTGATACCCAATCGAAACACGAAAAAAATCTCATTTCTCTTATTAATTTTTCTCTTAAATATCTAAATATCTCCTTAAAAGATATTGAATTGATTGGAGTAAGTATCGGACCGGGAAATTTTACTGCTTTAAGGGTTGGTTTAGCTACTTCTTTTGGGCTTTCTTATCCTCACAATATTCCCATAAAAGGGATAAATACCTTGGATGCGTTGTATCATACCTGTTTATACTATTTTGAGAAAATGAAAAAGGAAAAGATTCTTTGTGTGATTGATGCCAAAAGAGAAAGTCTTTATACCGCAGTTTATCAAGAGGAGAAATTGATTTTTAATTATCAATTAGTACCAATAAAGGAGTTTCCTAATCTTTTTCCTTATAAAGAGATTTCCTTTGTCTGTGGTAGCGGTATTCTTTTTTATAAAGAATTGTTTAGAGAATATAAAAAGATTAATATCTATTATCCTGAAGCAAAAATTATTGGTTTGCTTGCTGTTAAAGCCAAAGAAGAAAATAATTTAGATGATCCCTTCTCTCTTTCTCCCTTTTATCTAAAAGAACCGGATATTAGAAAATGA
- a CDS encoding response regulator, producing the protein MKKILIIEDEEAIRFILEKRLNDAGYLTISAENGIEGLNKARRENPDLIILDLMLPGIDGYQVCSILKKDRRYTHIPIIILTARIQQKDYELAMQLGADAFLTKPFESQVLLSKIEELLKNNKGKE; encoded by the coding sequence ATGAAAAAGATTTTAATAATTGAAGACGAAGAGGCTATCCGTTTCATCTTAGAGAAAAGATTAAACGACGCTGGTTATTTAACAATTTCAGCAGAAAATGGAATAGAGGGATTAAATAAAGCAAGGAGAGAAAATCCGGATTTGATTATTTTAGACTTGATGCTTCCCGGTATCGACGGTTATCAAGTATGCAGCATATTAAAAAAAGACCGAAGATATACCCATATCCCAATTATTATTCTCACCGCACGGATTCAACAGAAAGATTACGAACTGGCAATGCAATTAGGAGCCGACGCTTTTTTAACTAAACCTTTTGAAAGTCAGGTTCTTTTAAGTAAAATTGAAGAATTATTAAAAAATAATAAAGGAAAAGAATAA
- a CDS encoding PIG-L family deacetylase — translation MERDRVLIIVAHPDDEVLGMGGTIAKYSSLKDFYLLILTDGVSARNKRLIKRQEKNAQKAGSFLGIKEIYFARFFDEQLDSYPLLKIIKKIEEVIKKVKPKEVYTHFPYDVNQDHQITNKAVLIACRPLFNSSIKKIFTFEIPGSTEWNFPNNFSPNYYEVLTENEINKKISAFKFYEKEVKKFFHPRSEEGILNKAKMRGLEIGFSYAEAFYLIREIVS, via the coding sequence ATGGAAAGAGATAGAGTATTAATAATTGTTGCCCATCCGGATGACGAAGTTTTGGGAATGGGCGGAACGATTGCTAAATATTCTTCTTTAAAAGATTTTTATCTTTTAATTCTTACTGATGGTGTATCTGCGCGTAATAAAAGGTTAATAAAAAGACAAGAGAAGAACGCTCAAAAAGCCGGTTCTTTTTTAGGGATTAAAGAGATTTATTTTGCCCGATTTTTCGATGAGCAATTAGATAGTTATCCCTTATTAAAAATTATTAAAAAGATTGAAGAAGTGATAAAAAAAGTAAAACCAAAAGAAGTTTATACCCATTTTCCCTATGATGTCAACCAAGACCACCAAATAACTAATAAGGCAGTTTTGATTGCCTGTCGTCCTTTATTTAATTCCTCAATTAAAAAAATTTTTACCTTTGAAATTCCTGGTTCTACTGAATGGAATTTTCCAAATAATTTTTCTCCTAATTATTATGAAGTTTTAACAGAAAATGAGATTAATAAAAAAATTTCTGCTTTTAAATTTTATGAAAAGGAAGTAAAAAAATTTTTTCACCCCCGAAGTGAAGAAGGAATATTAAATAAAGCCAAAATGCGTGGTTTGGAAATAGGTTTCTCCTATGCCGAAGCCTTTTATTTAATTAGAGAGATAGTTAGTTAA
- a CDS encoding type III pantothenate kinase, with the protein MNSLVCDIGNSFTKFGFFKDDNLIMVMGIETKKLKKDKRYFFFLDKTKEIIISSVVPKAKEVLIKEIKNFNKKINIYSLSELKIDLDYSLYEKSKLGEDRIASCYYVYKFYKKNGIVCDLGSATTFSCVKKDGVFIGGLILPGILTSYSFLAQIKKIAKNEIVFNRKIEPKGLSPKMAVLEGIKFFVLEGLSFLIKKYKNLVGKNFKVFLTGGLSFIFHRYLKGVDYFEPYLSLKGLNLILKEVLWD; encoded by the coding sequence ATGAATTCTCTTGTTTGTGATATTGGCAATAGTTTTACCAAGTTTGGTTTTTTTAAAGATGATAATTTGATAATGGTAATGGGTATTGAGACAAAAAAATTAAAAAAAGATAAAAGATATTTTTTCTTTTTGGATAAGACGAAAGAGATTATTATCTCTTCAGTAGTTCCTAAGGCGAAAGAGGTTTTGATAAAAGAGATTAAAAACTTTAACAAAAAGATAAATATCTATTCTTTGTCCGAATTAAAAATCGATTTAGATTATTCATTATATGAGAAAAGTAAATTGGGTGAGGATCGAATTGCCAGTTGTTATTATGTTTATAAATTCTATAAGAAAAATGGGATTGTTTGTGATTTGGGAAGTGCGACAACCTTTTCTTGTGTTAAAAAAGATGGAGTTTTTATTGGTGGCTTGATTTTGCCAGGAATATTAACTTCTTATTCTTTTCTTGCCCAAATTAAAAAGATTGCTAAAAATGAGATTGTTTTTAATAGAAAGATTGAGCCAAAAGGTCTTTCACCAAAAATGGCAGTTTTAGAAGGGATTAAGTTCTTTGTCTTAGAAGGTTTATCTTTTCTAATAAAGAAATATAAAAATTTGGTTGGTAAAAATTTTAAAGTTTTCTTAACTGGTGGTTTATCTTTTATTTTTCATCGTTATCTTAAAGGAGTTGATTATTTTGAGCCTTATCTCTCTTTAAAAGGGTTAAACCTTATTTTAAAGGAGGTTTTATGGGATTAG